In Eremothecium gossypii ATCC 10895 chromosome II, complete sequence, the genomic window AGCTTGTTAGGTGGAATGATGCGGCCCTCTCTGATGGCCTTTACAATCTTCATGATCCGTTTGGCCTCGTGCTTGGATGGCACAAATCTCCGTTTTGGCTCTGGGATAGCCGTGACAGGCATGATTTCTTCATGTCTAGTAAACCAGTCGACATATGGCTCGTATGGGTCCACCGAATCGTCTACCTGCTCGTTTTTCTGTATCTTGGAGATCAGATCTAGCTCTTCTGGCGTTAGGTTCAACGAAGAGCCGGTATTTTGGTCTAGCAAACCAGTCCACCCTTCTGGAAGCTCGATAGTGTCCAGCAACGCATCCAGTGCAGATCCCTTCGCTGGTCTCATGATCCTCTTACCGTTGATGTCGTAGCCGATGTGGGGCATTTCATCATATGCCGACAATGGAATGTTACCAATGGTATTGGCCGTCTCAACATCGGTGTCATCGCTGTCGTACACAGGAGTAATTTCTGGTTTTATTATGCGGGGCGTACCGTCAGAGTACCGAGTCTTCACGGAGGCACTCTCGCCGTCCGGTATCATTTTCAGCTGCATGCTGGATAGCTTTTCTCTGAGCGGGCGCGTGTCATTATCGTCCGAGAAATCCTCGGATCCATATTCGCCCTCAGAATCTCCTTCCTCAGCGGCCAACAAACGGTTAAATTCCGCATCCTCGTCCTCTTCCTCATCTGcatcctcgtcctccgcctCCTCGTCAGACCCCTCCACAGGACTTCCTGGTGTGCTCCCTTCTTTGCTGCTGGATTCAGAGCCAGAGCTCAGAAcctcttcttctgcagACTGGAATTCCTCATCGTCATCACTGTCACAGTCAATCGTAGCGCCATCGACGAGCAGTTGTTCGTCTTGTTGCAGAACATCTTCCTCCTCAAGCACGGCTGCCCCCCGTTTCTTGATATCACTGTGTTTCATCACAGATTTATCCTTCTTACTGTGAACCATCCTTGGTAGGTCTACTAATTCCTACTGGCACATATATCATTGTTCTATGGTATAAGCTCATCGCATCTAGTTATTCAGAAAAATTTTCAAAAAAAGAAATTCGCGCAGACACATAGTTACGAATAATGTCCATCTGCTCCTTCAAGTGTACGCGCGCACCCAACTCAGGCCCACGCGTATGCATGCGGACTCCACTATTTGGCTCAATTGTCCGGTGCATCATGCTGCTCCTTGAAAAGGTCGCTTGAAGCTGTAGATAGATACAAGGCGCTTATGAACTATGCTTCCAATGACTGCAGCCATTAGAGGTCGTACGGGGGCTTATATCTCGTGTTACAACACGTGCCGCAGCATGGGGCCCAATTGAGGCTGGTGGACTAATGAATCACTGTGAAAGGTGCAACTAAGATCAATGCCAAGCCTGGCCAGTCACGTGCCACATTTGATTCTGTGTATCCTAAATACCGCTCATTGTCTGGAAGGTGGTTCCGTGGTCTAGTCGGTTATGGCATCTGCTTAACACGCAGAACGTCCCCAGTTCGATCCTGGGCGGAATCATTTTTTGCTATACTGTCAACTTTTTCAGAGCACAAACAATGTAGTTCGAAGCCGAAGCTGGAAGGGGGGTATGTCACCCCTCTCTTTTACCCATCATACTTCCAGCTTATCTAGGAAGTATCTTGGCATCACCAATATTACTAGCGTTCCCTAACCGGGGCTCGTGGAACAGCACTACAGGAGGCCGTGGGCATTTTGTGGCTTATCAAAAGGTTGCATCGAACGGTAACAGAAGGTTCACGCAAATTTAGAGTCTAGGTACATTAGCCAAGGGCAGAGGACATCATGACCAACTCTTTCACTGAGATTCTAAGGAATACCCTCCCcttgaagaagaaggtgCGGCCAGAGATGTGCCAAGGAGAAGCAGCAATTTACGTCGACCCTTCATCCACATATGCGCATTGTAACGCAGAAACCATGGCTGAGTCCCCGGTGGCGTTCAATGACTTGAACTCTATTAAAGAAGAAGATATGGATACTCTTGCACTTCGAGCAAAAATTCTTCCCGCGCAAGAGGACGGTGTATCTGAGAGAGAGAGTTCGGaaagctgctgcagtaGCCCCAGACTTGACGAGGACAACACCGCTACCAAACGCCGGCTGAGGAAGCTACGAAGTTGCGTGAGCAGTCTACCGACTCTATCGCTGCGAATTGGCGGGCCTGAGAAGAAGCTACTGGGCCCCACCGTCATTCCGCGATCGACGAAGAAGATCTTCACATCCTCGTGGCTCAGCATGGTTGCCAACGCAAAAAGGCAGGGCGGTTCGGATGTGCCGACAATTAATGTCACGCCTGGATCTCATGGAAGAGAGGCAACTGCAGGTGTGAAACTTAATCAGCAGCATGTCTTATCTCGAGATATGGGCGGGGAAATCGCCCTGAGGAAACGAGCTCTCCTGAAAAGAAATAACTCGGATAATGACTATCTAACGATGAAACACAACGCCAGGCACATTCCAAGTACATGCACTATGCGGGATAGCTCCCTGGATAACTCCCTGCTTTCAGTTGATGCGCCCATGCAAGTTCGGCGTCGGAGCAGAACAATGGATTCCTTCGACTGCTCAATGACTTCGAAGTCCCTCTTTCACCTGAACAGACTCAGATCTAACAGTTCCACATCCACTACAGTCACCTCTTCTCCAGCTGGTACCGGAACTGGTCATACAATATCACCACACGTGATCTCTACCCCACGGGATTCCCTTTCGTCTTCCAGTGTGGGAACGTTTAACAACGTCAACCATAGCGGTTCTGTGAGGACCAAACGCAATGGCTCCATAGTTAATGTTCTCACTAACTTTGTGTCTGTGAAGTCGTCCACTCCCATCCCAAAACCATTGCCGGTACTAATATACCTTGATAATATGTCTCCTCCACCAGCGGCGGATTCCTCATTGAGTGAAGACGAGTACATCGGGTCACTTTCGGTGTATGGTAGATATGTTGCGGCAATACTAGCTGAAGATGGTAATGAATTCAAGCAAAAGTGTCTAGAACGCTACATCTCTACCGAGTTTGACTTTTTTGGTGAACCTTTAGATGTGTCGCTTAGAAAGCTTCTTCTtttattgtcactaccCAAGGAATCCCAACAGATTGAGCGTATGATTTCTTGCTTTGCAACAGCATACTACAACCAAAATAAGCATGATTCTCTATGGGGAGGCTGTGACGATATCAGCCGGATGGCGTTCTCCCTTCTAATGTTGCATACCGATCATTTTAATTCCAACAACAAAAACAAGATGACCAAGGTCGAATTTATAAAACTATTGCATGATGATCAAAAGCATATTCCAAAAGAAATTGCAGATTACCTCTACGATGCCATTACGGTTCGTGAATTTCCACATGTTCTGTTGCCACCCTTCATGACAATGGACGATGAAGACTCGCAGTCAGCAGCTTTATGTAGTGAGCTATGCTGCAACTTTTCGCCTATGGCTATTATAAAAAGCCGCTATCTTCTCTTCCGGACAGAGTTATGGGTTCAAGCAAAAGGTAAGTCCAATTCTATTTCATTTCTGAACAACCACGTCTCCTCCGCTTCTAGCGTAAAACACATGCTGACTGACGATATAGACATATATTATCACATTGTGAATGATTCAGTATCAAGCGCTACTTTGGCAGCTGACATGGAAAAGCACGGATATACAATACCGCCGGTACCTAGCATGCCCGGAGTTTTGCAGTTGAGTCATAAAAACCTTGCAACGTTTACAGAGGTAAAAGGTGGCTACCTCAAGGCGTCAAAAGAGATGTTGAGGAACTTTGTTGATATCCCATTAGGTGCAGCAGACACTAATTTATTCTATGCCGACAGCGAATATCGTTATATGAAGATAATCCAGATAGGCAAACTAGAGGATATGATGGTTAAGAAATTTCCTCTTGTAGGAAAAACGACTTGGAAAATGCATCACTTTATCTTAACCACGTTTGCATTGTTTATTTTCGATGGAAACTACCAGCTAGATTCATCCGTCGAAACCGATGAAGTTACGAATACTACGAATATAGTTATCCCCTTCCCGCCGACATCGCATGTTGTAAAGGTACTGGACTGTAATGGCTTGTACGCCACTGCATTCCCAGGAGCACATAAACCTTCCGTAGCGCACGAGGATGAGATCCTGCATGTGCATCGGAATGGACAGGAGTATAGATTCCACTGCGCTTCGAGCTCTGAAAGACAAATGTGGCTTGAAGCAATTAATATGGTAGCAGCGATTTCAAACTGCTACATCATTATCCCATCGATACCAAATAGCGTCGGCCCGATACAGAAATGGAGCCTACATGAAAAGTGGGAAAAGCTCAATAGCTCCTTGCAGGAAATGAGATCCAAGCTGGATACTGTTGTTAAAATACTAGAATGCTGTCAGACACTGGCGCCAATTACCGGAAGATGTAGGTCGCAACTGCTAAAATACGTGGAGCAAAATCTGACAAGGATGGATTGGCTCACGTACGAAATAGCCCGCAAACAGGCATACCTAGAGATACTCCGCAGTATCATGAAAGTGAGCCAGGAGGCGCCGGTGCCAGATGACCAAACTTCCATAGAAGACAGCTTTTTGTTCAAAGAGTCCCATATCAAGGGCCATGAGTGTGCCCGAATATCCAGTTGGCATAAATAGAAGTTCCTACAATAGTCTTGCAAATAGCATCCACTCCAGTGTTTAACTTCTATACACTAACCTTTATGAACTTGTGAATAGTAACGCCTTACCGCTCCGTTAGCTTCCTGTCGAAGTGCCGATCCGTTTTATTGCTTCCCACATTTAATATTCGTGGACAGCCATCCCGGTCCTTCTCGAGTTTACAGCACTCCCAGCAGTAGTAGGCATCGCTAACTCCGATACTACCGCAGAGTATACATTTCTTACCCTGTCCTCCAAAGGAGCACTGATCGCATATTCGTACTTTTGACAAAGGACGGACGTTCGAATCGCAGCTCGGGCACTTGCCGTCACATCGCTCACAGAGACGCCCGATGCTTGTACCGGGGAGCTTCATGCACATCACCAAGTCGAACTGATGGCGTGACATTACTGTTATTTGGTTCCCTACCTCGTGCTGGGTATGTCAGATGTGTAATCGCTAAGCGATGAATATTTCTTAAATCGCAAAGCAGCCGACTTTGTCAGATTTTAAAATGCTAAAACACATTTCCAGTCACATAGCAATGGGCTGTCCTCAGGATGAGTGTTCCATATGTTGGGAATCAATGCCCTCTGGGGTCGGAAGGCTAATGCCTTGTGGGCATGAATATCATTTAGCGTGTATACGGAAGTGGTTCCATCTTCACAGTGGGAATAGAAGTTGTCCCGTTTGTCGGACGGAGGCGAGCGTACTGGTAGATACTGATCATGAGGTGAAGATCGACCTGTCAGTCGGCCAACTGCTGGACTTCTACGGGCTGCTGGACGAGATTGGCTCTCAACT contains:
- the SYT1 gene encoding Arf family guanine nucleotide exchange factor SYT1 (Syntenic homolog of Saccharomyces cerevisiae YPR095C (SYT1)), with protein sequence MDTLALRAKILPAQEDGVSERESSESCCSSPRLDEDNTATKRRLRKLRSCVSSLPTLSLRIGGPEKKLLGPTVIPRSTKKIFTSSWLSMVANAKRQGGSDVPTINVTPGSHGREATAGVKLNQQHVLSRDMGGEIALRKRALLKRNNSDNDYLTMKHNARHIPSTCTMRDSSLDNSLLSVDAPMQVRRRSRTMDSFDCSMTSKSLFHLNRLRSNSSTSTTVTSSPAGTGTGHTISPHVISTPRDSLSSSSVGTFNNVNHSGSVRTKRNGSIVNVLTNFVSVKSSTPIPKPLPVLIYLDNMSPPPAADSSLSEDEYIGSLSVYGRYVAAILAEDGNEFKQKCLERYISTEFDFFGEPLDVSLRKLLLLLSLPKESQQIERMISCFATAYYNQNKHDSLWGGCDDISRMAFSLLMLHTDHFNSNNKNKMTKVEFIKLLHDDQKHIPKEIADYLYDAITVREFPHVLLPPFMTMDDEDSQSAALCSELCCNFSPMAIIKSRYLLFRTELWVQAKGKSNSISFLNNHVSSASSVKHMLTDDIDIYYHIVNDSVSSATLAADMEKHGYTIPPVPSMPGVLQLSHKNLATFTEVKGGYLKASKEMLRNFVDIPLGAADTNLFYADSEYRYMKIIQIGKLEDMMVKKFPLVGKTTWKMHHFILTTFALFIFDGNYQLDSSVETDEVTNTTNIVIPFPPTSHVVKVLDCNGLYATAFPGAHKPSVAHEDEILHVHRNGQEYRFHCASSSERQMWLEAINMVAAISNCYIIIPSIPNSVGPIQKWSLHEKWEKLNSSLQEMRSKLDTVVKILECCQTLAPITGRCRSQLLKYVEQNLTRMDWLTYEIARKQAYLEILRSIMKVSQEAPVPDDQTSIEDSFLFKESHIKGHECARISSWHK
- the RDS3 gene encoding U2 snRNP complex subunit RDS3 (Syntenic homolog of Saccharomyces cerevisiae YPR094W (RDS3)), with translation MSRHQFDLVMCMKLPGTSIGRLCERCDGKCPSCDSNVRPLSKVRICDQCSFGGQGKKCILCGSIGVSDAYYCWECCKLEKDRDGCPRILNVGSNKTDRHFDRKLTER